In Papaver somniferum cultivar HN1 chromosome 9, ASM357369v1, whole genome shotgun sequence, the genomic stretch TAATCCGTCTGACAAGctgttttgatgttttttttctcCAGATACAGACAGCAAGTCATATAAACTCCCTTCAGGAAAATATAGTCGAGTTGGTGAAGGTAGTTCAATCTCTTCAGAAAGAAGTGCAGCAACTTCGCCAATCCCAATCACTTTGAATAACCCATCTCTTATTCATTTTCCCCCCCGGTAGTAGTGGTTTGCTGGTTTTATTTTTCCAATTGAATTTGCCATTCAGCCATTGGTATGTCCTGGTAATAGATGGATGAAAGTGTCTTAGAGAGACGCTTTATAAGCTTTGCATTTCTAACTGGAGCAAAAATTATGGGGAGATGTCTCGTGTCATTTTATTAACTTCATTTGTACAGTTAGTGTGGTGTGATCAGCTGCAAGGCTTTGTTTTGATCAAGATTTGTGTTGGTTTCATATTTACACAGTTGTATGTGTTGGTGAAAACTCTATTTCGACCGCACTTCCGTTGGGAAAACAGAAAGACGTGGCTAGTCCAAAACCTAGTAGATGTCTTGCAAATTATACAAGCTTTCTCGACTTTTTACTACTTGAGTTGTTTCTGTCCATGAATATTGTATATAATGTTAAATTAGATTAATATTGTATTAAAAGAAGCTCAATGGCAAGTGACTAAGTAGAAGGTTTTTCAAGTCTATCATACTATCCCACATAAACATAATCCAAGAGGTGGTCAAAAGAATATTCTGTACAATTTAATGGTTGAAACTAATGAAAATGTTTATGCACATCCAGAGGTCTGTAAAAAAAACCTCTCTAGTTGGTTTTCAAGGTGGGCatggttcttcttctcatctgaGAAGGTTCATCCTATGAGATTTTGACCGACTTTGCCTGCTGTTCAAGATATCAATGTAGGTTCGAAGTCGAATGCGGTCCGTATTTGTGAGGAAGAAAGGAGGGTTGAGAATCAGTGAGGGAGCTTCCACCAGAAGGAAAACAAGCAAACGTACAGCTCTTGAATACAAGGAATATGCCGTCTCAGTTGCACCGTAGAGTTCATCAACCTGCAAAATTAAAACAGGAAGAGTTTTCATTAATTATAATAATTTCATCTCAAAATCCTCTAACATTTGAGTGATTTGTTAAAGAGCATGACAAATAAAGAAAGACTTACAGCGCCACTTCTGCCCAGTGCAAGGGCAGATTGGTATATAGTCTCCAGGGCGTCTGGCATTTCCAAGCTCCCTGCAATAAATTAAGGCAAATTTGTCATCTAAAAACTAGGGAGGCAAACAACAGCATTTTATCCACAATCATCAAATGACAAAAACCCAAGCTTACTATACGTAAATATAAAGTAACCCCAAAGAGTATACAAATACGAATAAGACAGGAATAAGCACCATCAATTGGGTCCAGAGATTTTGATAGTTCCTCTGCTTGTCCAACTTCAAAAAGAAAATCCCTCTCAATCTGTGAGCAGACAGCCTGTGGCCCTTGAGCATCCATGTTCTCAGGACTTTCTCGGGAATCTGAATAACTATGCTTCCTATAGGTGCTTCTCCTGACTCGAGCACTCTCTTGGTTCGGACTTCCTTCAAGAACTGAAGCCGCATGTGTATGGCATATATGCAATGCTTGTTTCCAAACTGCTAGGATTACCAGCTGAATTGAGAAAGCTTCTAATTGCTTGCCTGCTTCCACCTATAGAATATAGGAACGTAGTGTAAGAACCACAACAAGGCTGAATTTAGAAGCTTTTAGAAGCTATGTGGAAATTGCCAAGTagacagcaacagcaacagattCAAAAGGACAAATGGCAGGCATGCACAGTAATAACACACATTCAAATTGGATATTCAAAACAATTTTTCTAATATCTGATCCATGATCCAACTACTATAAACCACCGCGATCGCAATATCCCACACGTGGTAGATCGATTCCCTATGTATCCTTCCACACTTCTTTGGCGTAGGATAAATTATCCATCTCGCAGTATCAAAATTCATAGAACATCAATACCAAATAAATTTAACAGCATGCATGACTATGTTGTCATGCATTGATGCCAGCAGCAGTTTCTATGTAAATACTAGAATATATTCTGTGCACATAACCATAATACCTTGTCATTCACTAGTTCCCTGATGGCGGATGCACATCGTCGCAATGACCTAATTCTCGTCAATGGGTGAGCTGATGGCTGCTCCAAAGAGTCTCCTATATCCATGGATCCATGCGATCCCGAAGGTGTAGAGCTGCGACTTTCCAAGCTTTCAAAACCACAAGTGTTAATTCCCGCGGCACCAATAATTGGCACTGGTGCACTGGTACTATTAACAGGTTTAACAGGGACGCTCTCTGCTTTACACGGGAGTTTATGCTGCCTGGTGGATGAAGACGGTACCTCCAATGGAGGGCCAGGCACAACAACATACTCCTCATCAATGAACTCTGAATCCCAAACTGCAGAGTCCTTACAAGTAACATACTAAATTAAGCAGGAGGAGGAGTAACATTTAATAACACAATGCGACAATATTAAAAGGGTAACATATTAAAATGAGAAGTAAAGAACTGGTGATAGCACCTTCAGGACAGGCCTTTGCTGGTCTTTGGCTCATTGAAGTGATGGGTTTTTTCACGTTTGCCTCTGGAGATCTGCGGTCCTCAATCTTAAAACCGATACTTCCAATTTTAGGGGGAGTACTACTAAATCGGGAACTGGGAGCACTACCCACGTTCCTAGAAGTGTTTGAGGCAGTTGCTATCTTATCACCTTCTTTGCCAAGATAAAATCCATAAGTACACCTCATCGAGTTCCGTGTTGCAGGGGACGACGGGATTGGATCGTCATCCAGAATAAATGGCAGATTATCATCTGGAGAACTTCCTTCCACGTGCCTTGAGGAACTACTGCATTCCATGAGGGAAAGCATCAGTTGTCAGTGCTGTGTCACTACTGCATCATCATTTTAATAGATAGGAAATGAAATACCATTAAGCAGATATTGGATAGGGATATCAAAATGTTATCTAACCTGAATGATTCCTGTGATTGTTTTTGAGGAAGAAATGGGTGGTTAAAAAATTCTTCAAATGTCAATCGCTCCACTGTATACGTGCCAATCCAAGGAAACAAAGACAAAGAAAGATACTCAGTAAAAATACACACACAACGATATTATGGCACAGCTGAAATAACACCTAAGTACCTGGATTACGGCGTAACAACTTCTGACATAAATCGATACAGTCAGAAGTTAAATCTTTACTGTCTTGAGGGAAGCACAACTCATTCGATTTCAATATGTTCTGCAGCAACTGCGCAAATTCACTTGGTTAAAGCAACCACACGCCACAATGAACAGTTACTAAGGTACATAAGTAAATATCATGAGGAAATTGAACCTGAATTGGATTATTTCCATTGAATGGGGTATTCCCAGTTACAAGCTGAAATAAGATAGCACCAACACTCCACAGATCTGCCTGTGTAACCAGTTTAAGGTGAGTGACAGAATCGCGGGGGAATTTGGATTGCAACAAGTAAATAGAAGTGATAAGCTGTCACCTTTGCGTCATACTTCTGGAGTTGCATTATTTCTGGAGCCATGTAGAGAGGAGAACCACAAAGTGTTTCGGCTAGACCTCTAGGCTGTAGAGATCTACGAAAAAATAATAACTATTAATTTAAGAAATGAAGAGTTTAGAGATTATGCCTTACATTGGGGAatattcttattggttttcgaaCTCCAGATCAGGAACCCAATAGTTATCAAGGAGGATGAGATTCAGTGCAGCATATATGTCTTACCTTGCAAAGCCGAAATCTGCAATTTTCAGTACAGCCTGATTGTCATTTGTGGTAAGGAGGAGATtctgtccaaaaagaaaaataatagaaattacagacagcCATTCTTGCAAAAGTTTAAGAGTGTCAAAATTCAATAAATAGCAGTTCCCGTACATTATTCCATGAACCCTGGTGAAGTGAGAGTTCCTGATATTCCCCATTACAAAAGGTATTTATTAACTATCAAATTTTCACTGCTAAAAGACTACGCAGTTAGCAAATCTAATAGCATCCATTCTATCCGTTATCAGtgggaaaaaaatgaaaacccGTAACAGACATCAAATAAGTGAATGAACATCGTTATTATCGTTGTTCATAATTAAGTTAGCAACACATTGATTAAACGAACATTAAACAAGACTAAAACTAACCTGTGGTTTTAAATCTCGGTGAATAAGATTGTTCTGGCGAAGGATTTGCAAACCAGCAGCTGTTAGCACAATAAAATATTACAGATGAATTCAATCCATTACCACGAAAATTAGGAATTTCACTAACAGATAGCTAAGGTACAAACCTAGCTGTTTCATAAAATGTTTTGCAGTATCTTCTGGTATTCTTTCATGACGTTGTATATACCTAGACAGGTCCCCTCCTCTGCAGTACTCCAGCACGAGATTTATTCTTCCTGGAACCTATTTAATTTTCACCAACAACACAAACAAAAGAAACCCAATTACATTTTTGAACGAGTTCTTTCACATTATACAACAAGATAACATATCCACTATAGTCACATAAATAAACTTGAATTCATGGATGTAGCTTTCTTACAAAAGTGGATGTAGCTCATGTTCTATCTATCCCTCTTGGATGTGTGCCAACAACCTACTTTTGGTTTGACTCATGGCTGCCTATTGCATACACCATCATTATTCAAACTTTCACAACTCAAATCAATATCCTTTAAGGACCATGTCTCATTTGATGGTTCAAGCTAGAACCTAAACTTGAAAAGAAACCTCACGAACCCTGAAAATTCAATCCCTTGTGACTCTGATTAACCACCTACTACTAATTCTACACTATCAGATTCTTGTCTTATGGGATAAatcatgaaaatcaaaactttGACACTGAAAACAGAAAAACATACCTCAATAATATCAAACAAGCGAATGATATTAGGGTGATTAATCTTCCTCAAAATCTCAATCTCTTGTAACAAATTGTCTTGTAATTTCTTACTCAATCGATCCATAACAATTTCCTTAATAGCAACTTCCAACCCATGAACTCTATGTCTTGCATGCCATACAACAGAGAAAGATCCAGACCCAATTTGTTTACCTACTATGTAATCTCCAACAACCCTAGCTCTAGTTtgattcatcatcaaaatcaattcgaagaagaaaccctaattctaaaaaagagtaataataatattttacagAGTAGAGTGGATAAGAAGAAAGATTTGGTCCGGTGTTATGGCTAAGGAGGGAAATGGGGGAGGGAGGGAGGGAATTT encodes the following:
- the LOC113307538 gene encoding serine/threonine-protein kinase ATG1c-like, with amino-acid sequence MMNQTRARVVGDYIVGKQIGSGSFSVVWHARHRVHGLEVAIKEIVMDRLSKKLQDNLLQEIEILRKINHPNIIRLFDIIEVPGRINLVLEYCRGGDLSRYIQRHERIPEDTAKHFMKQLAAGLQILRQNNLIHRDLKPQNLLLTTNDNQAVLKIADFGFARSLQPRGLAETLCGSPLYMAPEIMQLQKYDAKADLWSVGAILFQLVTGNTPFNGNNPIQLLQNILKSNELCFPQDSKDLTSDCIDLCQKLLRRNPVERLTFEEFFNHPFLPQKQSQESFSSSSRHVEGSSPDDNLPFILDDDPIPSSPATRNSMRCTYGFYLGKEGDKIATASNTSRNVGSAPSSRFSSTPPKIGSIGFKIEDRRSPEANVKKPITSMSQRPAKACPEVWDSEFIDEEYVVVPGPPLEVPSSSTRQHKLPCKAESVPVKPVNSTSAPVPIIGAAGINTCGFESLESRSSTPSGSHGSMDIGDSLEQPSAHPLTRIRSLRRCASAIRELVNDKVEAGKQLEAFSIQLVILAVWKQALHICHTHAASVLEGSPNQESARVRRSTYRKHSYSDSRESPENMDAQGPQAVCSQIERDFLFEVGQAEELSKSLDPIDGSLEMPDALETIYQSALALGRSGAVDELYGATETAYSLYSRAVRLLVFLLVEAPSLILNPPFFLTNTDRIRLRTYIDILNSRQSRSKSHRMNLLR